The nucleotide sequence GGCGTTCGCCATGCTCGCCTGTGCGCGCATCGGCGCGATCCACTCGGTCGTGTTCGGCGGCTTCTCGCCGGAGTCGCTCAAGGATCGCATCCTCGACTCCGACTGCCGCGTCGTCGTGACGGCCGACGAAGGCTTGCGCGGGAGCAAGAAGGTGCCGCTGAAGGCCAATACCGATGAGGCGCTGACCAAGTGCCCGAACGTGCACAGCGTGATCGTCGTGCGGCGTACCGGCGGAAAGATCGCGTGGAAGGAGGGGCGCGACCACTGGTACCACGATCTGGCCGCCAAGGTGCCGGCAGAATGCCCGATCGAGGAAATGGACGCGGAAGATCCCCTGTTCATCCTTTATACGTCGGGTTCCACCGGCAAGCCCAAGGGCGTTCTGCACACGACCGGCGGCTACCTGCTGTTCTGCGCGATCACCCACAAGTACGTCTTCGACTACCACGACGGCGACATCTACTGGTGCACCGCGGACGTGGGCTGGGTGACCGGCCATTCCTACATCCTTTACGGCCCGCTCGCGAACGGCGCGACCACGCTCATGTACGAGGGCGTCCCGAACTATCCGTCGTGGTCCCGGTTCTGGGAGGTGATCGACAAGCACAAGGTCAACATCTTCTACACCGCGCCGACCGCGATCCGCGCCCTCATGCGCGAGGGCGACGCGCCGGTCAAGAAGACCTCGCGCAAGAGCGTGAAGCTCCTCGGCACCGTGGGCGAGCCGATCAATCCCGAGGCGTGGGAGTGGTACCACCGCGTCGTCGGCGACGACCGGGTGCCGATCGTCGACACCTGGTGGCAGACCGAGACCGGCGGCATCCTCATCACGCCGCTCCCCGGGGCGACCCGGCTCAAGCCCGGTTCCGCGACGCGGCCCTTCTTCGGCATCGAGCCCGTGATCGTCGACAACGAGGGAAAGCGGCTCGAGGGCGAGGCGACCGGCAACCTCTGCATCGCACGTCCCTGGCCCGGTCAGATGCGCACGGTCTACGGCGACCACCAGCGCTTCGTCGACACCTACTTCAAGACCTACCCCGGCCACTACTTCACGGGCGACGGCGCGCGCCGCGACCAGGACGGGTACTACTGGATCACCGGGCGCGTGGACGACGTGCTCAACGTCTCGGGCCACCGCCTCGGCACCGCCGAAATCGAGAGCGCGCTCGTGCTGCACGACGCCGTCGCGGAAGCGGCCGTCGTCGGCTTCCCGCACGACCTCAAGGGCCAGGGCATCTACGCGTACGTGACGCTCATGGCCGGCGTGCAGCCGAGCGAGGACCTGCGCAAGGAGCTGGTGCAGCAGGTGCGCAAGGAGATCGGCCCCATCGCGACGCCCGACGTGATCCAGTGGGCGCCGGGCCTGCCGAAAACGCGTTCCGGAAAGATCATGCGGCGCATCCTGCGCAAGATCGCCGCGAACGAAATCGGCAACCTCGGCGACACCACGACGCTCGCCGACCCGAGCGTCGTCGACGATCTGGTGCGCAACCGCGCGACCCCGCAGTGACGTTGCGCCGGCGCGGGCGGCCCCGCCCGCGCTGGCAACCCTCTCCGCGGCCGACTAGAATCCCGGCAGCTTGTTCCCGCCGGCGAATGACAAGAAAGGACACGGATTGAACGACGCCGCCTCCGGCACCGCCGCCGCCCGCGCGCCGTCCGACGACGCGCTCGTGCGGCTCGACAACGTCGCGTTTTCCCGCGGCGATCGCGTGATCCTGAACGGGCTTTCGCTCTCCGTCGAGCGCGGCTCGGTTACCGCCATCATGGGCGGGAGCGGCAGCGGCAAGACCACGGTGCTCAACCTGATCGGCGGCCGCCTGCGTCCGGACTCCGGCTCCATCCTCGTCGACGGCATCTCGGTCCCCGACCTGCGCACGCGCGAGCTCTTCGCGCTGCGCAAGCGCATGGGCATGCTGTTCCAGACGGGCGCGCTGCTCACCGATCTCGACGTCTTCGAGAATGTCGCGTTCCCGATTCGCGAGCACACCGAGCTCCCGGAGGCGCTCGTGCGGCACGTCGTGCAGCTCAAGCTCGAGCTCGTCGGCCTGCGCGGCGCGCGCCGGCTGATGCCGAACGAGCTCTCGGGCGGCATGGCGCGGCGCGTGGCCCTCGCGCGCGCGATCGCGCTCGATCCGGTCATGGTGATGTACGACGAGCCCTTCACCGGCCTCGATCCCATCTCCATGGGCGTGATCGTGAAGCTCATCCGCGATCTCAACGACGCCTTCGGCATGACTTCGGTCGTGGTCACGCACGACGTCGAGGAGGCGTGCTCGATCGCGGACTACATCTACCTGATCGGCCGCGGCCACGTCATCGCGGAGGGCACGCCCGAGCAGATGCGCAACTCGCCGCTCGAGCCGGTGAAACAGTTCATGCAGGGTCTCACCGACGGACCGGTGGCGTACCACTACCCGGCCAGGGATCTGGTCGACGACCTGCTGGGCGCGGAACGATGAACGCGGTCGCGGCCCTCGGGAGCTGGTCGATCGCGCGCGTCCAGCGCCTCGGGCGAGCCACGCTCTTCCTGTACGAGCTCCTGCTCGGCTCGTGGCGATTGCCCGCGCGTCCGGGGCCGGCCGTGCGCAAGGCGCTCGCCCTCGTGGTGAAGCAGCTCTACGCGGTCGGCGTTCTGACGCTGCTCATCATCCTGGTCTCGAGCCTGTTCGTCGGCATGGTCCTGGGGCTGCAGGGCTACACCACGCTCGTCGACTTCGGCGCCGAGTCCTCGCTCGGGCTCGTCGTGGCGCTGTCGCTCGTGCGCGAGCTCGGCCCGGTCGTGACCGCGCTGCTCTTCGCCGGGCGGGCCGGCTCGGCGCTCACGGCGGAGATCGGGCTCATGAAGGCGACCGAGCAGCTCGCCGCCATGGAGATGATGGCGACCAACCCCATGGTGCGCGTGATCGCGCCGCGCTTCGTCGCCGGCTTCATCTCGCTGCCGCTGCTCGCCGCGCTGTTCAGCGCGGTCGGCATCCTCGGCGGCCATCTCGTCGGCGTGGCGCAGCTCGGCGTCGACGCCGGAACCTACTGGTCGCAGATGCAGAACGGCGTGGATTTCTACGACGACATCGTGAACGGGCTGCTGAAGGGCGTGGTCTTCGCGTTCGTGGTGAGCTGGATCGCGGTCTTCGAGGGATACGACGCCGTGCCCACGTCCGAAGGCGTGGCGGCCGCCACGACGCGCACCGTGGTCAGCTCTTCGCTCGCGGTGCTAGGCTTGGATTTCGTGCTCACCGCACTGATGCTCAACGGAGATCTGTGATGTTCAACAAGAGGGCCATCGAGCTCGCCGTCGGCGTTTTCGTCGCGCTGGGACTGGGGGCGGTCGCGCTGCTCGCCTTCCGGGTCAGCAACCTGACAACGACCGAGGTGGCGAACCCCTACCAGGTCGAGGCGCGGTTCGACAACATCGGGGGGCTCAAGACCCGCGCGCCGGTGACCATGGCGGGCGTGCGCATCGGGCGGGTACGCCACATCGGCTTCGACAACGAGCGCTACCAGGCGGTCGTGACGATGGACATCGATGGCCGCTACGAACGCATCCCGATCGACACGAGCGCGTCCATCCTGACCTCGGGGTTGCTCGGCGAGCAGTACGTCGGAATGGAACCGGGCGGAGCCGAGGAATATCTAAGAAACGGAGACAACATCCAGCTGACCCAGTCGGCGATGGTGCTCGAGAGGCTGATCGGCCAGTTCCTCTACGGCAAGGCCTCCGAGTCGAACGGCGGCGGTACCGACGCCGCCCCCGCACCGCCGCAATGATCGGAGGGAGGACCATGCGCAAGCTGCTTGCCGGCCTTTTCGTCGTCCTCTGGAGCGCGGCCGGCCCTGCGGCCGCGCAGGAGCAGACGCCCGACCAGCTCGTCAGGACGCAGACGGACCGCATCCTCGAGCTCATCCGTGCCAATCGCGACGAGTACAAGCGCGACACCAGGAAGCTGTACGCGATGGTCGACAAGGAGGTGCTTCCTTACTTCGACTTTCGCGCGATGTCGCGCTCCGTGCTCGGCCGCAACTGGAACAACGCGAGCGAGGAGCAGCGCGAGCGCTTCGTGAAGGAGTTCCGCGACCTGCTGGTGCGCACCTACGCGACGGCGCTCCTCAAGTACAACAACGAGGAAATCCGCTACCTGCCGTTTCGCCATAACCCCGGCGACCGGACCGCCGTGGTCCGCACCGAGGTCGTCCAGTCGGGCGGCGGACCGAACATCCCCATCAACTACAGCTTCTTCCGCTCGAAGGACGGGTGGAAGGTCTACGACGTCGCCATCGAGAACTCGAGCCTCGTCATTACCTACCGCGGCACCTATGCCGACCGGATCCGCAAGCAGGGCCTCGACGGCCTCATCGCGAGCCTCGCCGAGGCGAACCGCCGCGGCGAGGTGGGCGAGACGGCGCCGGCGCCGGGGGCCGGCAAGAAGTGAGTCCTGCGCCGGGGGAAGGGGCCGCACGGGTGAACCGCCGGGACGACGTCGTCGAAGTGTCGGGCGCGCTGACGTTCGACACGGTTCCGCGCGTGCTGGCCGACACCGCCGGCTGGTTCCGGTCCGCCGCGGCGGACATCACGATCGATCTCAAGGAGGTCAGCCGGGCCGACAGCGCCGGGTTGGCGCTGCTGGTCGAGTGGCTCCGCCGCGCGACGGCCGCCGGTCGGACGTTGCGACTGGCGAATGCACCCGAGCAGCTGCGCTCGATCATCCGGGTGAACAACCTGAGCAAGGCGCTCGGCCTCCCCGAGGCCGATGGCTGATCGGTGGCGGACGCGATCCGCATCGAGGGGCTGCACAAGCATTACCCCTCGGTCCATGCCCTGAAGGGCGTCTCGCTCTCCGTCCGCAGCGGCGAGTTCTTCGGTCTCCTCGGCCCGAACGGCGCGGGCAAGTCCACCCTGATCAGCATCGTGGCCGGCCTCACCCGGTTCGACCAGGGCCGGGTCGCGGTCCTCGGGCGGGACGTGGTCGGCGACTACCGCGATGCCCGTCGGCTCCTCGGCGTGGTCCCCCAGGAGGTCGTGTTCGACCCGTTCTTCACGGTGCGCGAGGTGCTGCGCATCCAGTCGGGGTACTTCGGGCTCAGGCGCAACGAGGCCTGGATAGACGAGCTGCTCGATGCGCTCATGCTCACCGAGAAGGCGCACGCCAACATGCGCGCGCTTTCCGGCGGCATGAAACGGCGCGTGATGATCGCTCAGGCGCTGGTCCACAAGCCCGAGGTCGTGATCCTCGACGAGCCGACCGCGGGCGTCGACGTCGAGCTGCGCAAGTCGCTGTGGGCTTTCGTGCGGCGGCTGCACGCCTCGGGCCACACCATCATCCTTACCACGCACTACCTCGAGGAAGCGGAAGCGCTCTGCGAGCGCATCGCGATCATCGACCGCGGCGAGCTGGTGGCGCTGGACACCACCCAGGCGCTGATGGCGCGCGGGATCGGGCGGACGCTGCGGCTCTGTCTCACGACCGCGCAGCCGCTCGCGGAACCGCCGCCCGGCCTCGCGCCGAAGGTGCGGCGCCTCGACGGGAACCGGATGGAGCTCGAGCTCACCAAGGACACGGACTCGATCATCCGCGTGCTCGATGCCCTGCGGGCGCAGGGTATCGAGGTGACGGATCTCGCCATGGAGGAGGCCGACCTCGAGGACGTGTTCGTCGAGCTCACTCGGCGGCAGCGGCCATGAACCTCGTCGGGCTGTATACGCTTTTCTACAAGGAGGTGCTGCGCTTCATCAAGGTGCTCCTGCAGACGCTGCTCGCGCCGGTGCTGACCGCGCTGCTTTACCTCGTCGTGTTCGGCCAGGTGCTGGAGGGGCGTCTCCAGGT is from Sulfurifustis variabilis and encodes:
- a CDS encoding ABC transporter ATP-binding protein, whose amino-acid sequence is MADAIRIEGLHKHYPSVHALKGVSLSVRSGEFFGLLGPNGAGKSTLISIVAGLTRFDQGRVAVLGRDVVGDYRDARRLLGVVPQEVVFDPFFTVREVLRIQSGYFGLRRNEAWIDELLDALMLTEKAHANMRALSGGMKRRVMIAQALVHKPEVVILDEPTAGVDVELRKSLWAFVRRLHASGHTIILTTHYLEEAEALCERIAIIDRGELVALDTTQALMARGIGRTLRLCLTTAQPLAEPPPGLAPKVRRLDGNRMELELTKDTDSIIRVLDALRAQGIEVTDLAMEEADLEDVFVELTRRQRP
- a CDS encoding STAS domain-containing protein, which codes for MNRRDDVVEVSGALTFDTVPRVLADTAGWFRSAAADITIDLKEVSRADSAGLALLVEWLRRATAAGRTLRLANAPEQLRSIIRVNNLSKALGLPEADG
- a CDS encoding ABC transporter ATP-binding protein, with translation MNDAASGTAAARAPSDDALVRLDNVAFSRGDRVILNGLSLSVERGSVTAIMGGSGSGKTTVLNLIGGRLRPDSGSILVDGISVPDLRTRELFALRKRMGMLFQTGALLTDLDVFENVAFPIREHTELPEALVRHVVQLKLELVGLRGARRLMPNELSGGMARRVALARAIALDPVMVMYDEPFTGLDPISMGVIVKLIRDLNDAFGMTSVVVTHDVEEACSIADYIYLIGRGHVIAEGTPEQMRNSPLEPVKQFMQGLTDGPVAYHYPARDLVDDLLGAER
- the mlaD gene encoding outer membrane lipid asymmetry maintenance protein MlaD, translated to MFNKRAIELAVGVFVALGLGAVALLAFRVSNLTTTEVANPYQVEARFDNIGGLKTRAPVTMAGVRIGRVRHIGFDNERYQAVVTMDIDGRYERIPIDTSASILTSGLLGEQYVGMEPGGAEEYLRNGDNIQLTQSAMVLERLIGQFLYGKASESNGGGTDAAPAPPQ
- a CDS encoding MlaC/ttg2D family ABC transporter substrate-binding protein, with the translated sequence MRKLLAGLFVVLWSAAGPAAAQEQTPDQLVRTQTDRILELIRANRDEYKRDTRKLYAMVDKEVLPYFDFRAMSRSVLGRNWNNASEEQRERFVKEFRDLLVRTYATALLKYNNEEIRYLPFRHNPGDRTAVVRTEVVQSGGGPNIPINYSFFRSKDGWKVYDVAIENSSLVITYRGTYADRIRKQGLDGLIASLAEANRRGEVGETAPAPGAGKK
- the mlaE gene encoding lipid asymmetry maintenance ABC transporter permease subunit MlaE; the encoded protein is MNAVAALGSWSIARVQRLGRATLFLYELLLGSWRLPARPGPAVRKALALVVKQLYAVGVLTLLIILVSSLFVGMVLGLQGYTTLVDFGAESSLGLVVALSLVRELGPVVTALLFAGRAGSALTAEIGLMKATEQLAAMEMMATNPMVRVIAPRFVAGFISLPLLAALFSAVGILGGHLVGVAQLGVDAGTYWSQMQNGVDFYDDIVNGLLKGVVFAFVVSWIAVFEGYDAVPTSEGVAAATTRTVVSSSLAVLGLDFVLTALMLNGDL
- the acs gene encoding acetate--CoA ligase; the encoded protein is MSEKVYDVPSDFARRAYIDEAKYREMYARSIKDPDGFWAEQAKELLTWSRPWDRVSNWSYSAADLHIRWFEGAKLNVAHNCVDRHLARRGDQVAILWEGDDPGTDRKITYRELHAEVCRFANVLKGRGVKKGDRVCIYMPMIPEVAFAMLACARIGAIHSVVFGGFSPESLKDRILDSDCRVVVTADEGLRGSKKVPLKANTDEALTKCPNVHSVIVVRRTGGKIAWKEGRDHWYHDLAAKVPAECPIEEMDAEDPLFILYTSGSTGKPKGVLHTTGGYLLFCAITHKYVFDYHDGDIYWCTADVGWVTGHSYILYGPLANGATTLMYEGVPNYPSWSRFWEVIDKHKVNIFYTAPTAIRALMREGDAPVKKTSRKSVKLLGTVGEPINPEAWEWYHRVVGDDRVPIVDTWWQTETGGILITPLPGATRLKPGSATRPFFGIEPVIVDNEGKRLEGEATGNLCIARPWPGQMRTVYGDHQRFVDTYFKTYPGHYFTGDGARRDQDGYYWITGRVDDVLNVSGHRLGTAEIESALVLHDAVAEAAVVGFPHDLKGQGIYAYVTLMAGVQPSEDLRKELVQQVRKEIGPIATPDVIQWAPGLPKTRSGKIMRRILRKIAANEIGNLGDTTTLADPSVVDDLVRNRATPQ